One window of Mesorhizobium loti R88b genomic DNA carries:
- a CDS encoding caspase family protein codes for MRFLLAVMLAIIFVSAAQAERRVALIIAADEYRNVRPLKNAVNDSRTIEAALQKLGFDVTTEANRDLKRMRRALEDFRDDAAGADVALIYFSGHGVEIAGDNRLLPVDADPSSLDRLKATTLPLEEVRETVTAVGKIGLVVLDACRNDPFGQSGGSESGDSQSGEGRGVVSIAPEVKAEAKPGLGRMGAAENVLFAFSAAPGQTASDGASGNSEFSAALARFLPTDGLEIRSVLTLVQQQVYDLSRGKQLPYVESGLPRLFFAAQASQDALPERDRLLLAMADVTPDLRVEVETVAAHADMPLAPLYAALITSDSKAMAPGQRQQKLREAADAFIKVRADLRNFASSDPQVTALRQQAETQLALGSFDEARALLGKAADIDGKSRDDLKTRFIERTLSEATTHYLAGGASQAQLRYDLAIEDYRKAVALYADVEGFPIPDDARYQQTLSWELIGTLETTVGHLQEAGKAYDSMVRSAEKRAAAEPDKIDHQRDLAVAQNKVADVKKAMGDSAGAIALYQQALATMKAILEKEPTFGYLRDYAICFNRIGDAMRTAGDGPGALANYRSALKVAEFLVEQAPDDDGFRRDLAVSHSKIGLALRLTNDLEGSIAEYDVSLQITEALAKKLPDDTELQRDITVSLTAIGDLQRLTGQNKKAFDPYKRSVDIAQKLVARDPGNTLWRRDLELALGKISDARAEAGDVDGALADRRSAQAIAEYLAELDHDNAEWQRDLAVGHNRIGDMLMSKGDKTGAAAEYLAGFVIAKAQLQADPGNAQRTVDAAFSRYKLAIAGVDTPANLKAALAMLTGLKSQGRLPGANEVWIGMVEKAMAEAGVAK; via the coding sequence TTGCGGTTTCTCCTGGCAGTCATGCTGGCGATCATTTTCGTCTCGGCGGCGCAAGCCGAGCGGCGGGTCGCGCTCATTATCGCGGCCGACGAGTACCGCAACGTACGTCCGCTGAAGAATGCAGTGAACGACAGCCGCACGATCGAAGCCGCATTGCAAAAACTCGGCTTCGACGTCACCACCGAAGCGAACCGCGACCTGAAGCGGATGCGCCGCGCGCTGGAGGATTTTCGCGACGATGCCGCCGGCGCCGATGTCGCGCTGATCTACTTCTCCGGCCATGGCGTCGAGATCGCGGGCGACAACCGCCTTCTGCCGGTCGATGCCGATCCGTCTTCGCTGGACCGATTGAAGGCCACAACCCTTCCACTCGAAGAGGTGCGCGAGACAGTGACCGCGGTCGGCAAGATCGGCCTCGTGGTGCTCGACGCTTGCCGCAACGATCCATTTGGCCAGTCCGGGGGCAGCGAATCCGGAGACAGCCAGTCTGGCGAAGGACGCGGCGTGGTGTCCATCGCGCCAGAGGTGAAAGCCGAAGCCAAGCCGGGGCTCGGACGCATGGGCGCCGCCGAAAACGTGCTGTTCGCCTTCTCCGCGGCGCCCGGGCAGACAGCGTCCGACGGCGCATCCGGCAACTCCGAATTCTCCGCCGCATTGGCCAGGTTCCTGCCCACGGACGGGCTGGAAATACGCTCGGTGCTGACCCTGGTGCAGCAGCAGGTTTACGATCTGTCGCGCGGCAAACAGCTTCCCTATGTCGAGAGCGGCTTGCCCCGACTTTTCTTCGCCGCGCAGGCCAGCCAGGATGCCCTGCCCGAGCGCGATCGGCTGCTGCTCGCCATGGCCGATGTCACGCCGGATCTGCGCGTCGAGGTCGAAACGGTGGCGGCCCACGCCGACATGCCGCTGGCGCCGCTATACGCCGCACTCATCACCTCCGACAGCAAAGCGATGGCACCAGGGCAGCGCCAGCAGAAACTCAGGGAAGCGGCCGATGCTTTCATCAAGGTCCGCGCCGATTTGCGCAACTTCGCCTCTTCCGACCCGCAAGTGACGGCGCTGCGCCAACAGGCCGAGACGCAATTGGCCCTCGGCTCGTTCGACGAGGCACGCGCACTGCTTGGCAAGGCGGCTGATATCGACGGCAAGTCGCGCGACGATCTGAAAACCCGCTTCATCGAGCGCACGCTGTCGGAGGCAACGACGCACTATTTAGCCGGCGGCGCCTCGCAGGCGCAATTGCGCTACGACCTCGCCATCGAGGACTACCGCAAGGCTGTGGCGCTCTATGCTGATGTCGAGGGCTTTCCAATACCGGACGACGCGCGCTACCAGCAGACATTGTCCTGGGAACTGATCGGCACGCTGGAAACGACCGTCGGCCATTTGCAGGAAGCCGGCAAAGCCTACGATTCGATGGTCCGCTCCGCCGAGAAACGCGCGGCCGCCGAGCCCGACAAGATCGATCACCAGCGCGACCTTGCCGTAGCGCAGAACAAGGTGGCCGACGTCAAGAAGGCGATGGGCGATAGCGCCGGCGCGATCGCGCTTTACCAGCAGGCTCTCGCGACGATGAAGGCGATCCTCGAAAAGGAGCCTACCTTTGGCTATTTGCGCGACTACGCCATCTGCTTCAACCGCATCGGCGACGCCATGCGGACTGCGGGCGACGGGCCTGGCGCGCTGGCCAATTACCGTTCAGCGCTCAAGGTTGCCGAGTTCCTGGTCGAGCAAGCGCCGGATGATGACGGCTTCCGGCGCGACCTTGCCGTCAGCCATTCCAAGATCGGGCTGGCGCTCCGGCTGACCAACGATCTGGAAGGCTCGATCGCGGAATACGATGTATCCCTGCAGATCACCGAGGCGCTGGCGAAGAAGCTGCCTGACGACACCGAACTGCAGCGTGACATCACCGTCAGCCTCACCGCTATCGGCGACCTGCAGCGGCTGACCGGGCAAAACAAAAAAGCTTTCGATCCCTACAAGCGCAGCGTCGATATCGCGCAAAAGCTGGTGGCGCGGGATCCCGGCAACACATTATGGCGGCGTGACCTCGAGCTTGCGCTGGGCAAGATATCCGACGCCCGCGCCGAGGCCGGAGATGTTGATGGAGCGCTCGCCGACCGCCGTTCCGCGCAGGCCATTGCGGAATATCTGGCCGAACTCGACCACGACAATGCCGAATGGCAGCGCGACCTTGCGGTCGGCCACAACCGCATCGGCGATATGCTGATGAGCAAGGGCGACAAGACCGGCGCGGCTGCGGAATACCTGGCTGGTTTCGTCATCGCCAAGGCGCAGCTGCAAGCCGACCCGGGCAATGCACAGCGCACGGTCGATGCCGCCTTCAGC
- the lipB gene encoding lipoyl(octanoyl) transferase LipB yields MPERSQIATSFLPLPGSAPVEWRIEPDLTAYPDAIAFMETRAEAIRSGAAGEMVWLVEHPPLYTAGTSARIEDLIEPDRFPVFAAGRGGEYTYHGPGQRVAYVMLDLKRRREDVRAFVAALEQWIIGTLAAFNVHGERREDRVGVWVVRPDRPALPDGSPAEDKIAAIGIRLRRWVSFHGIAINVEPDLAHFSGIVPCGVQDHGVTSLVDLGLPVGMADLDLALKSAFEDVFGPATALPVEAARKVG; encoded by the coding sequence ATGCCAGAACGCAGCCAGATTGCCACGTCGTTCCTGCCGCTCCCCGGTTCGGCACCGGTCGAGTGGCGCATCGAGCCTGATCTCACCGCCTATCCCGATGCGATCGCCTTCATGGAGACGCGCGCCGAGGCGATCCGCAGCGGGGCCGCCGGCGAAATGGTCTGGCTGGTCGAACATCCCCCGCTCTACACCGCCGGCACCAGTGCCCGCATCGAGGATTTGATCGAGCCTGACCGGTTTCCGGTCTTCGCGGCCGGACGCGGCGGCGAATACACCTATCATGGGCCGGGCCAGCGGGTTGCCTATGTCATGCTTGACCTGAAGCGGAGGCGCGAGGACGTGCGCGCTTTCGTCGCCGCGCTCGAACAGTGGATCATCGGCACGCTTGCTGCCTTCAACGTCCATGGCGAGCGCCGCGAGGACCGGGTTGGCGTCTGGGTGGTGCGGCCCGATCGCCCTGCCTTGCCGGACGGCTCGCCGGCGGAGGACAAGATCGCCGCAATAGGCATCAGGCTGCGGCGCTGGGTGAGCTTTCACGGCATCGCCATCAATGTCGAGCCGGACCTCGCCCATTTCAGCGGCATCGTACCCTGCGGCGTGCAGGACCACGGCGTCACCAGCCTCGTCGACCTCGGTCTGCCCGTTGGCATGGCCGACCTTGATCTGGCGCTTAAATCAGCCTTCGAGGACGTGTTCGGCCCCGCCACGGCCTTGCCCGTCGAAGCGGCGCGCAAGGTCGGTTGA
- a CDS encoding ABC transporter ATP-binding protein, with protein sequence MAEVIIELKSVERHYVQGPRKLTILNGADFALKRGEMVALVAPSGTGKSTLLHTAGLLERPDAGDVILSGRACGRLSDDERTSIRRNDVGFVYQFHHLLPEFSALENIMMPQLIKGLSRKEASERAAQLLDYMQIGKRASHRPSELSGGEQQRVAIARAVANAPLVLLADEPTGNLDPVTASYVFDALSALVKQSGLAALIATHNHDLASRMDRRVTLADGKVVPL encoded by the coding sequence GTGGCTGAGGTCATTATCGAGTTGAAGAGCGTCGAACGGCACTATGTCCAGGGGCCGCGCAAGCTGACCATTCTCAACGGCGCCGATTTTGCGCTGAAGCGCGGCGAGATGGTGGCGCTGGTGGCGCCGTCCGGCACCGGCAAGTCGACGCTGCTGCATACCGCCGGCCTGCTCGAACGCCCCGACGCCGGCGACGTGATCCTGTCCGGCCGGGCCTGCGGGCGATTGTCCGACGACGAGCGTACGTCAATCCGCCGCAACGATGTCGGCTTCGTCTACCAGTTCCATCATCTGCTGCCGGAGTTTTCCGCGCTGGAAAACATCATGATGCCGCAGCTGATCAAGGGGTTGAGCCGCAAGGAAGCGTCCGAGCGCGCGGCGCAACTGCTCGACTACATGCAGATCGGCAAGCGCGCCTCGCACCGGCCGTCCGAACTTTCCGGCGGCGAACAGCAACGCGTCGCCATTGCCCGTGCCGTCGCCAATGCGCCGCTGGTGCTTTTGGCCGACGAGCCGACCGGCAACCTCGACCCGGTCACCGCCTCCTATGTCTTCGACGCGCTGAGCGCACTGGTCAAGCAATCGGGACTCGCCGCGCTGATCGCGACCCACAATCACGACCTGGCCTCGCGCATGGACCGGCGCGTTACGCTGGCCGACGGCAAGGTTGTGCCGCTGTAG
- the proS gene encoding proline--tRNA ligase produces the protein MRLSRYFLPILKENPREAEIVSHRLMLRAGMIRQQGQGSFSWLPLGKRVLDKVCQIIREEQNRAGALEILMPTIQSADLWRESGRYDDYGKEMLRIKDRQDRDMLYGPTNEEVVTEIVRAYVKSYKDLPLNLYHIQWKFRDEVRPRFGVMRSREFLMKDAYSFDLDFEGARAAYNRMFVSYLRTFTRMGLQAIPMRADTGPIGGDLSHEFIILADTGESQVYCDRDYLSLQVPGENTDFANDAEISDIVKTWTTPYAATDEMHDEAAWDKLGEADRVSARGIEVGHIFHFGDKYSKPMGAKVTGPDGKDHFVSGGSYGIGPSRLVAAIIEASHDENGIIWPDSVAPFDIGLINMKVGDADCDRVCDELYAAFTAAGKDVLYDDTDQRPGGKFATADLIGLPWQVIVGPRGVAAGEIEIKNRKTGERETLPLADAKKRFGAAA, from the coding sequence ATGCGTTTGTCGCGCTATTTCCTGCCCATCCTCAAAGAAAATCCGCGCGAGGCCGAGATCGTCTCGCACCGGCTGATGCTACGTGCCGGCATGATCCGCCAGCAGGGGCAGGGCAGTTTTTCCTGGCTGCCACTCGGCAAGCGCGTGCTCGACAAGGTATGCCAGATCATCCGCGAGGAACAGAACCGCGCCGGCGCGCTGGAAATCCTGATGCCGACCATCCAGTCAGCCGATCTGTGGCGCGAAAGCGGCCGCTATGACGACTACGGCAAGGAGATGCTGCGCATCAAGGATCGTCAGGATCGCGACATGCTCTACGGTCCGACCAATGAGGAAGTGGTCACCGAGATCGTCCGCGCTTACGTCAAGTCCTACAAGGACCTGCCGCTCAATCTCTACCACATCCAGTGGAAGTTCCGTGACGAGGTGCGGCCGCGCTTCGGCGTCATGCGTTCACGCGAATTCCTGATGAAGGATGCCTATTCCTTCGACCTCGATTTCGAAGGCGCGAGAGCGGCCTATAACAGGATGTTCGTTTCCTACCTCAGGACGTTTACGCGCATGGGCCTGCAGGCGATCCCGATGCGGGCCGACACCGGGCCGATCGGCGGCGATCTCAGCCATGAATTCATCATCCTGGCCGACACCGGCGAAAGCCAGGTCTATTGCGATCGCGATTATCTGTCGCTCCAGGTGCCCGGCGAAAACACCGACTTCGCCAATGACGCCGAGATATCGGACATCGTCAAAACGTGGACGACGCCCTACGCCGCCACCGACGAGATGCATGACGAAGCGGCGTGGGACAAGCTCGGCGAAGCGGACCGTGTCTCGGCGCGGGGCATCGAGGTTGGCCACATCTTCCATTTCGGTGACAAATATTCCAAGCCCATGGGCGCCAAGGTGACCGGGCCCGACGGCAAGGATCATTTCGTCTCCGGTGGCTCCTACGGCATCGGCCCGTCGCGGCTTGTCGCGGCGATCATCGAAGCCAGCCATGACGAGAACGGCATTATCTGGCCGGACAGCGTGGCGCCGTTCGACATCGGCCTGATCAACATGAAGGTGGGCGACGCCGATTGCGACCGCGTCTGTGACGAACTCTATGCCGCCTTCACTGCTGCCGGCAAGGATGTGCTTTACGACGACACCGATCAGCGGCCGGGTGGCAAGTTCGCCACCGCCGACCTGATCGGCCTGCCCTGGCAAGTGATCGTGGGGCCGCGCGGCGTTGCCGCCGGCGAGATCGAGATCAAGAATCGCAAGACCGGCGAGCGTGAAACGCTGCCGCTGGCCGACGCGAAAAAGCGCTTCGGTGCTGCTGCATGA
- the sucD gene encoding succinate--CoA ligase subunit alpha, translating into MAILLNRSTRVIVQGFTGKIGSFHAEDMKRYGTKLVGGVTPGKGGQKHLGLPVFNTVKGAVRETRAEASIVFVPPPFAADSIMEAADAGIKLCVCITDGIPSQDMMQVKRYMLRYRYEDRMRLIGPNCAGVITPGQALMGIMPGSIYLPGRVGIVGRSGTLGYEAASQMKALGIGVSTSVGIGGDPINGSSFKDMLKLFEQDDDTDAVVMIGEIGGPQEAEAAIWARDNMRKPLIAYIAGLSAPKGRRMGHAGAIISAFGESAQEKVEILKEAGVIIVPTPSSFGEVVADTLTRMKKAA; encoded by the coding sequence ATGGCAATCCTGCTCAATCGCAGCACCCGGGTCATCGTCCAGGGTTTTACCGGCAAGATCGGCAGCTTCCATGCCGAGGACATGAAACGTTATGGCACCAAGCTGGTCGGCGGCGTCACGCCCGGCAAGGGCGGCCAGAAGCATCTCGGCCTGCCCGTCTTCAACACAGTCAAGGGCGCGGTGCGCGAGACCCGCGCGGAAGCCAGCATCGTCTTCGTGCCGCCGCCCTTCGCCGCCGATTCGATCATGGAGGCAGCGGACGCGGGGATAAAACTCTGCGTCTGCATCACCGACGGCATCCCCTCGCAGGACATGATGCAGGTCAAGCGCTACATGCTGCGCTACCGCTACGAGGACCGCATGCGGCTGATCGGCCCGAACTGTGCCGGCGTCATCACGCCTGGACAGGCGCTGATGGGCATCATGCCGGGCTCGATCTATCTGCCCGGCCGCGTCGGCATTGTCGGCCGCTCCGGCACGCTGGGCTACGAGGCCGCCTCGCAGATGAAGGCGCTCGGCATCGGCGTGTCGACCAGCGTCGGCATCGGCGGCGATCCGATCAACGGCTCCTCCTTCAAGGACATGCTGAAGCTGTTCGAACAGGACGACGACACCGACGCCGTGGTGATGATCGGCGAGATCGGCGGGCCGCAGGAAGCCGAAGCCGCGATCTGGGCGCGCGACAACATGCGCAAGCCGCTGATCGCCTACATCGCCGGCCTTTCCGCCCCAAAAGGCCGCCGCATGGGCCACGCCGGCGCCATCATCTCGGCCTTCGGCGAGTCGGCGCAGGAGAAGGTGGAGATCCTGAAGGAGGCCGGCGTCATCATCGTGCCGACGCCGTCGTCTTTTGGTGAGGTAGTCGCTGACACGCTGACCAGGATGAAGAAGGCTGCCTGA
- a CDS encoding lipoprotein-releasing ABC transporter permease subunit, giving the protein MTEAAATRSAGAGPFSIFERMVAWRYLRSRRKETVISVIASISFLGIMLGVATLIVVMAVMNGFRAELLTRILGVNGHLIVQPLDSPLEDYTQVAGRINGVPGVKYAIPLIDGQVLAQGNVGGGTGALVRGIRGDDLGKISIVASNIKQGTLADFDTGEGVAIGKRMAENLGLTLGDTITLISPDGDVTPIGTTPRMKGYKIAAIFEVGMSEYDTSIVYMPFSEAQLYFNMDGRAQTIEIYVDNPDDVDALKPKVEEAAQRPIDMVDWRQRNETFFSALQVERNVMFMILTLIVLVAALNIISGLIMLVKDKGHDIAILRTMGASRGAILRIFLMTGAAIGVTGTLAGVLLGVVICTNIESIRQFFSWMTGKVLFNPELYFLSQLPAKMDPRETTYVVIMALGLSFLATVFPAWRAARLDPVEALRYE; this is encoded by the coding sequence ATGACCGAGGCGGCGGCGACAAGATCGGCGGGCGCCGGCCCGTTCTCCATCTTCGAACGCATGGTGGCGTGGCGCTATCTGCGCTCGCGGCGCAAGGAGACGGTGATTTCCGTCATCGCCTCGATCTCCTTCCTCGGCATCATGCTGGGGGTGGCGACGCTGATCGTGGTCATGGCTGTGATGAACGGGTTCCGCGCCGAGTTGTTGACGCGCATCCTCGGCGTCAACGGCCATTTGATCGTGCAGCCGCTCGATTCGCCGCTTGAGGACTACACCCAGGTTGCCGGCCGCATCAACGGCGTGCCCGGCGTCAAATACGCCATTCCGCTGATCGACGGCCAGGTGCTGGCGCAAGGCAATGTCGGCGGCGGCACCGGCGCACTGGTGCGCGGTATCAGGGGCGATGATCTCGGCAAGATCTCGATCGTCGCCAGCAACATCAAGCAAGGCACGCTCGCCGATTTCGATACAGGCGAGGGTGTGGCCATCGGCAAGCGCATGGCCGAGAATCTCGGGCTGACGCTGGGCGACACCATTACGCTGATCTCGCCCGATGGCGACGTGACGCCGATCGGCACGACCCCGCGTATGAAGGGCTACAAGATCGCGGCGATCTTCGAAGTCGGCATGTCGGAATATGACACTTCCATCGTCTATATGCCGTTTTCCGAAGCGCAGCTCTACTTCAACATGGATGGCCGCGCGCAGACGATCGAGATCTATGTCGACAATCCCGACGATGTCGACGCGCTGAAACCGAAGGTCGAAGAGGCAGCGCAGCGGCCGATCGACATGGTCGACTGGCGCCAGCGCAACGAGACCTTCTTTTCGGCGCTGCAGGTCGAGCGCAACGTCATGTTCATGATCCTGACGCTGATCGTGCTGGTGGCGGCGCTCAACATCATTTCCGGGCTGATCATGCTGGTGAAGGACAAGGGGCACGATATCGCCATCCTGCGCACCATGGGCGCCTCACGCGGCGCCATCCTGCGCATCTTCCTGATGACGGGTGCTGCGATCGGCGTCACCGGCACGCTGGCCGGCGTGCTGCTCGGCGTCGTCATCTGCACCAACATCGAATCGATCCGGCAGTTCTTCTCGTGGATGACCGGCAAGGTGCTGTTCAACCCGGAACTCTATTTTCTCAGCCAGTTGCCGGCCAAAATGGATCCGCGCGAGACGACCTATGTCGTCATCATGGCGCTCGGCCTGTCTTTCCTGGCGACGGTGTTTCCGGCGTGGCGGGCGGCTCGCCTCGATCCCGTCGAAGCCTTGAGGTACGAGTAG
- a CDS encoding response regulator, with protein sequence MQAAANAGRIDLNAEFKSPRHEPHILIVEDDIEIARMLGETLTENGMIVEIAGNGVRMNAALRSQKFDLIVLDIMLPGENGLSICRRLRAHTNVPILMLTALGEEIDRIFGLEIGADDYVTKPFSARELTARIRALLRRTAYAPDERDRSKVLRFNGWRLDPVRRQLHDPSNARVATTTHEFDLLLAFCRNAGRVLSREELLSVTHAGLAGPIERSVDVHVSRIRQKIEKDARDPVLLKTVRLGGYIFTATVEEA encoded by the coding sequence ATGCAGGCTGCGGCAAACGCCGGCCGTATCGATTTGAACGCCGAGTTCAAATCCCCGAGGCACGAGCCGCATATCCTCATTGTCGAAGACGATATCGAGATCGCGCGCATGCTGGGCGAGACACTCACCGAAAACGGCATGATCGTGGAGATCGCCGGCAACGGCGTGCGCATGAACGCAGCACTTCGTAGCCAGAAATTCGATCTGATCGTGCTCGATATCATGCTGCCTGGCGAGAACGGCCTCAGCATCTGCCGCCGGCTTCGTGCGCACACGAATGTTCCGATCCTGATGCTGACCGCGCTTGGCGAGGAAATCGACCGCATCTTCGGACTGGAGATCGGCGCCGACGATTACGTGACCAAACCGTTCAGCGCGCGCGAACTGACGGCACGGATACGGGCGTTGCTGCGCCGCACCGCTTACGCGCCCGACGAGCGGGACCGATCGAAGGTGCTGCGCTTCAACGGCTGGCGCCTCGATCCCGTTCGCCGGCAATTGCATGACCCAAGCAATGCGCGGGTTGCGACCACGACGCATGAATTCGATCTGCTGCTGGCGTTTTGCCGCAATGCCGGCCGGGTTCTTTCGCGCGAGGAGCTTCTGAGCGTAACCCATGCCGGGCTTGCCGGGCCGATCGAGCGAAGCGTCGATGTCCATGTCAGCCGGATCCGCCAGAAGATCGAAAAGGATGCGCGCGACCCGGTGCTCCTCAAGACTGTTCGGCTGGGTGGCTACATCTTCACCGCGACGGTGGAGGAGGCGTGA
- a CDS encoding sensor histidine kinase: MRGLVCRFLPQSVRGQFTAIIFAAVITIMSVGSVVEGLIENVDLPVVEDSARRAAVVAALLRKTPTEDRGAILAAATRAGFDFKILPSQQIRAIPYSYLQWRSIEWLFRMDSGPIDGRWIRIDGQYAFVVDLDQQSVLAHFGMPDSWLTSGFVRASFYRFMAFVALPILIWLFAVWAVTDPLKRISAAVSSAEIENSDELFVERGSIEMIDLARALNRMRTRIRTMIENRTRMLRSVSHDLRTPLTRLRLRAERMEDGPVRTAILSDVQHIEDLIDETLTYLRNDVSTEQLQRADIASVLQTVCAEFSDVGFSVSYSGPDRLLGWCKPNALARAITNLCDNGVKFAGNVTVALTQTDTAARIAIGDDGPGISMTARSRVFEPFFKEDMSRGVASKHGFGLGLSIVADIIQGHGGKIELHDNQPTGLVVTVDLPNGPGILPS, encoded by the coding sequence GTGAGGGGTTTGGTCTGCCGTTTCCTGCCCCAGTCGGTGCGTGGGCAGTTCACGGCAATCATTTTCGCCGCGGTGATTACGATCATGTCCGTCGGATCGGTCGTCGAAGGTTTGATAGAGAATGTTGACCTTCCAGTCGTGGAAGACAGCGCCAGGCGAGCTGCCGTTGTCGCTGCCTTGTTGCGCAAAACACCAACGGAGGATCGTGGTGCGATTCTGGCCGCGGCGACACGCGCCGGCTTTGATTTCAAGATCCTGCCCAGCCAACAGATCCGCGCCATTCCGTATTCCTATCTGCAATGGCGGAGCATCGAATGGCTCTTTCGAATGGACAGTGGGCCCATTGATGGACGCTGGATAAGGATCGACGGCCAATACGCGTTTGTCGTCGATCTGGACCAGCAGAGCGTCCTGGCGCATTTCGGCATGCCCGATTCCTGGCTGACATCAGGCTTCGTCCGTGCCTCGTTTTACAGGTTCATGGCTTTCGTCGCCTTGCCCATCCTGATCTGGCTGTTTGCGGTATGGGCGGTAACGGACCCGCTGAAGCGGATCTCGGCGGCTGTAAGTTCGGCCGAGATTGAGAATAGCGACGAGCTCTTCGTCGAACGCGGCTCGATCGAAATGATAGACTTGGCCCGTGCTCTAAACAGGATGAGAACGCGTATCCGGACGATGATCGAAAATCGCACGCGCATGTTGCGCAGCGTTAGCCACGACCTGCGCACGCCTTTGACGCGGCTGCGGCTTCGCGCCGAGCGCATGGAGGATGGCCCCGTTCGAACCGCCATACTGTCCGATGTCCAGCACATCGAGGATCTGATCGATGAGACGCTGACCTATCTGCGCAACGATGTCTCGACGGAACAACTGCAGCGAGCCGACATTGCCAGCGTGCTGCAAACCGTCTGTGCCGAATTCTCCGATGTCGGGTTCTCGGTTTCCTATTCCGGACCGGACAGGCTTCTTGGCTGGTGCAAACCCAATGCGCTGGCGCGTGCGATCACCAATTTGTGCGACAATGGGGTCAAATTCGCTGGCAACGTCACCGTCGCATTGACGCAGACCGACACAGCGGCGCGCATCGCGATCGGCGACGATGGACCAGGCATTTCGATGACGGCGCGCTCCCGCGTCTTCGAACCATTCTTCAAGGAGGACATGTCACGCGGCGTTGCGTCGAAGCACGGTTTCGGCCTGGGCCTGTCGATCGTAGCGGATATCATCCAGGGTCACGGCGGCAAGATCGAGTTGCATGACAACCAGCCAACCGGGCTCGTCGTTACCGTCGATCTGCCGAATGGACCAGGTATCCTGCCGTCATGA
- a CDS encoding MipA/OmpV family protein, with amino-acid sequence MFKMISGIFAGRASLAAMAILFSTHPGIVLAADAIAVDTDADTGDLTPPPDPSRFGRFEQKLTDWHVVLGGGAIIVPKYEGSNEFKVMPVPFVSATFLDTVTIDPTGANVAVYEHGPFELSARLGYDMGRKEDDSDHLRGLGDVDMGAIVGGKAALKFGPAEIFAQLDQTVGGSDGLEGTLGIELTQPLSQSLMVGASASVVFADEKYMQAYFGVTPEQSVRSGLAQYDAGAGLKRADFSISATYMLNQNWMVRGQAGVGILVGDAADSPVVVDKVQPSGMLLVGYRF; translated from the coding sequence ATGTTCAAAATGATTTCTGGAATCTTCGCCGGCCGGGCCTCTCTTGCCGCGATGGCAATCCTGTTTTCAACGCATCCGGGGATCGTGCTGGCGGCGGACGCCATTGCCGTCGACACTGATGCCGATACTGGGGATTTGACCCCGCCGCCCGATCCTTCGCGCTTCGGGCGCTTCGAACAGAAACTGACGGACTGGCATGTCGTCCTTGGCGGTGGCGCCATCATCGTCCCCAAATACGAGGGCAGCAACGAATTCAAGGTCATGCCGGTGCCTTTCGTATCGGCGACATTCCTCGATACGGTGACGATCGATCCGACGGGCGCCAACGTCGCCGTCTATGAACACGGGCCGTTCGAACTCAGCGCGCGGCTTGGCTATGACATGGGCCGCAAGGAGGACGATTCCGATCATCTGCGCGGCTTGGGGGATGTCGACATGGGCGCGATCGTCGGCGGCAAGGCGGCGCTGAAGTTCGGCCCGGCGGAAATCTTCGCGCAATTGGACCAGACCGTCGGCGGCAGCGACGGCCTGGAGGGCACGCTTGGCATTGAGCTGACCCAGCCTCTCTCCCAATCCTTGATGGTCGGCGCCAGCGCATCGGTCGTTTTCGCCGACGAAAAATACATGCAGGCCTATTTTGGCGTCACGCCCGAACAATCGGTTCGCTCGGGGTTGGCCCAGTATGATGCCGGCGCCGGATTGAAGCGTGCCGATTTTTCGATTTCCGCCACATATATGCTCAATCAGAACTGGATGGTGCGTGGCCAGGCGGGGGTCGGCATTCTTGTGGGGGATGCCGCCGACAGCCCTGTGGTCGTCGACAAGGTCCAGCCCTCGGGGATGCTCCTTGTCGGATACAGGTTTTGA